The Lolium perenne isolate Kyuss_39 chromosome 6, Kyuss_2.0, whole genome shotgun sequence genome segment ctccaatgataatttgaacccaatgagtgctgcaaatttgtattgtgatgatgaaattactcctaatcagcatgatgaactcactttatttttgtggtgtgaagagttatcaaggaaaatttctttgttagatattaatgatcttgatattgatgatgtcctgcatgggtgtttttcttattgcattgatattagccatacaaatacttacatacaaaatattttagaagatgacaccttgccaaaatttgataggaccgctgtgtgttttcaactaattaatgaaaaggagggatcctcccaagtttcttttattgtttctgaaagtaaatcaggttatgcggacaagccacccttcaagcctcttcctcctaaagaagggaatgaggagaaggaagagaagaagaagaagaagaagaagaagggaacgaagaagaagaagaaggggaataaaaagaaagaggtaacggcatatccccgcgtgaatgagataacgctaggtaaccgtaagtatgttgctcctaatgattattatgataatgaatctgaatacaatgatcttcctatgccctttacatacattagtgatcatgatttgaatgagcacactacttttgatattgcaaatctctgggaaattaattctgaaaatgatgatgataataattgtcaTAGTATCAGTgccatccatgcttcctcccataatgatagagaaagctctaagcttggggaagaggtgtttgaaaatccttttgctactgatcattatgtgtttgatacatctccttataataacaatgatggtatggtcacagataaaccgactgtgaaagataaatattctatttcttatgataacactgtgcctccgacctttgatgattattataaagaatactatgatataggttataactatccttatgaaacttgtcatagtcatgattggattaccaaaaacaattcccttaatatgcaacttgtttaccatgttcaaattcttgataataatcttgctccaattactgttaatgagaagaactcttcttatgccaaaattaatgatacttctatgcatatgaaccatgataagaatgttttaagtgatgggtatattgtggatttcatcaattatgctactgaaagttattatgagagagggaaatatggttatatgcatcttaataatattaagtttcccctctttatgttgagaatcttgaagttactcgtgttttatcctcttatgcttgtcactttgttcttcatgaattcatttgtgtacaagattcctcttcataggaagcatgttagacttaaatttgttttgaatttgcctcttgatgctctcctttgcttcaaatactatttcttgcgagtgcatcattaaaactgttgagccatcttaacggctataaagaaagaacttcttgggagataacccatatgtttattttgctacagcaactttgttttatatttgtgtcttggaagttgttactactgtatcaacctctccttatcttagttttgtgttttgttgtgccaagtaaagtcgttgatagtaaggttcatactagatttggattaatgcacagaaacaaatttctttgctgtcacgaatctgggcaaaattctctgtaggtaactcagaaaattataccaatttacatgagtgatcctcacatatgtacgcaactttcattcaatttgagcattttcatttgagcaagtctggtgcctcaataaaattcgtctttacgtactgttctgttttgacagattctgccttttatttcacattgcttcttttgctatgtgggatggatttctttgttccattgaattccagtagctttaagcaatgtccagaagtgttaagaatgattgtgtcacctctgaacatgtgagtttttgattatacactaaccctctaatgagtttgattcgaatttggtgtggaggaagttttcaagggtcaagagaggaggatgatatactacgatcaagaagagtgaaagctctaagcttggggatgccccggtggttcatccctgcatatttcaagaagattcaagcgtctaagcttggggatgcccaaggcatccccttcttcatcgataaattatcaggttccttctctggaaactatatttttattcggtcacatcttatgtactttacttggagcgtttgtttgtttttatttttgtttttgtttgaataaatgcttgtgtgggagagagacacgctctgctggttcgtatgaacacatgtgttcttagctttacttttaatgttcatggagaaggttgaaactgcttcgttaaattgttatatggttggaaacggaaaatgctacatgtagtaatcggtagaatgtcttggataatgtgatacttggcaattgttgtgctcatgtttaagctcttgcatcatatactttgcacccattaatgaaggaatacatagagcttgctaaaatttggtttgcataattggtctctctaaggtctagataatttctagtattgagtttgaacaacagggaagacggtgtagagtcttataatgtttacaatatgtcttttatgtgagttttgctgcaccggttcatccttgtgtttgtttcaaatagccttgctggcctaaaccttgtatcgagagggaatacttctcatgcatccaaaatacttgagccaaccactatgccatttgtgtccaccatacctacctactacatggtatttctccgccattccaaagtaaattgcttgagtgctacctttaaacaattcaaaatttatcacctctgatttgtgtcaatgttttatagctcatgaggaagtatgtggtgtttatgtttcaatcttgttgggcaactttcaccaatggactagtggcttcatccacttatccaataattttgcaaaaagagctggcaatgggattcccagtcccaaattaattaatcaaaatagacactcctccatggtatgtgattgttggatggcacccgaaggattcggttagccatggcttgagaaagcaaaggtggggaggagtgtcatcataataactaaaataaaaaggcactccttcatggtatgagattgttggcaggcacccgaaggattcggttagccatggtttgtgaaagaaaggttggaaggagtgccacacaaaaataaaaataaaatgggagccgctctttgaaggtttgtctggcaagggggttagagtgcccactaccattcgttgacaacaacaaacacctctcaaaactttacttttatgctctctatatgttttcaaaaccaaagctctagcacaaatatagcaatcgatgctttcctctttgaaggaccattcttttacttttattgttgagtcagttcacctatttctctccatctcaagaagcaaacacttgtgtgaactgtgcattgattcttatatacttgtatattgcacttgttatattactttgcattgacaactatccatgagatatacatgttacaagttgaaagcaaccgctgagacttaatcttcctttgtgttgcttcaatacctttactttgatttattgctttatgagttaactcttatgcaagacttattgatgcttgtcttgaaagtactattcatgaaaagtctttgctatatggttcatttgtttactcatgtcattcacattgttttgatcgctgcattcattacatgtgcttacaatagtatgatcaagattatgatggcatgtcactccagaaattatctttgttatcgtttacctgctcgggacgagcagaaactaagcttggggatgctgatacgtctccgacgtatcgataatttcttatgttccatgccacattattgatgatatctacatgttttatgcacactttatgtcatatttatgccttttccggaactaacctattgacgagatgtcgaaaggccagttgctgttttctgctgtttttggtttcagaaatcctagtaaggaaatattttcgaaatcggatgaaatcaacaccggagatcttataattccaggaagcttccagagcaccggagaaaagtcagaggggagccaggggggccccaccccacagggcggcgcggcccagggggggccccctatcatctgggcaccccgtggcccctccgactccgcctctcagcctatttaatcgtccctgacctaaaaacctcgaccagttcgacgaaaccagagaaaaccatccagagccgccgccatcacgaaactccaatttaggggacagaagtctctgtttcggcaccctgccgggacggggaattgcccccggagccatctccaccgccgtctccaccgccatcttcaccgccatcgctgtctccatgatgaggagggagtaattcacccccggggctgagggctccgctgtagctatgtggttcatctctctctttgtgatctagttgaatatcatctatgtgctactctagtgatgttattaaagtagactattcctcctgcacggtgtaatgttggcagtgtgtgcatcgtgtagtacttggcgtatgctatgattgtgatctcttgtagattatgaagttaactattactatgatggtattgatgcgatctattcctcctttcatagtgtgatggtagaagtgtgcatgctatgttagtacttggtttggttgtgttgatctatcttgcactctaaggttatttaaatatgaacattgaatattgtggagcttgttaactccggcattgagggttcgtgtaatcctacacaatggtgttcatcatccaacaagagggtgtagagtagtcctattatgtgatcattgttgagagtgtccactagtgaaagcaggatcactgggccttgcttccaagcatcgaatctctgtttgtttactgttttgttgcatgtttactcgctgccatattttattcagattgctattaccactcatactcatccatattacttgcatctcactatctcttcgccgaactagtgcacctatacatctgacaagtgtattaggtgtgttggggacacaagagacttcttgctttgtggttgcagggttgcttgagagggatatctttgacctcttcctccctgagatcgataaacgttgggtgatccacttaagggaaacttgctgctgttctacaaacctctgctcttggaggcccaacactgtctacaagaatagaagctcccgtagacatcaatatcCTTCGCCCCGGAGATTTAGGGATTACGGTCAGGATCCCAAAGTTCAGGTGTGCAATGCCAATCTGGCCAAGTGCAAAACAGTTAATAATCTTCAGTAGATACGGGCGAACCAAAGACCAGAACTCCTTAAAAAAGAGGACTGGCAGGCAATCTGGTCTGGGCGTCGTGTCTCCCTTCATAAGGTCAACATGAGACTCATGTTCTCAGCCTCCGACACTCGACCGACCTCATCCCAAAGGTTAGGAGATAAGACTAGAACCCCTGGGCTCGTCCCCAAGCCCTAGAAGTTCTCTATAAAAACCCATAGACGTGTTCCTGGAGTCCCCTAACATCGACAATAACCTCCTGGTCAGACACTAGGCGGAGGATGGTGCGTTTTCTCTTCCTGCCATTTGCAACCACATGGAAGTACGCCGTATTGGCGGCTCCTTTGAGCAGCCAATTCAGCCTGCTACCTTGCTTCCAGTATTCCTCATCCAGTTTTGTGAGATGTAACAGCTGATCCTCTAGTTGATATCTAAGGGCCCATCCCTCGTTGTCAAGGCCGCCATCAGCAGCCTAGATGTCTAAGGCTTGGGTATGCGCTAATATGGACGCATTCGTGTCTCTTGGTTCTTTTACAATGTTGGACCCCAGCCTTTTAGGAATTGTCGTAAGCACACAAAGTTCCAAGCGTCGATGGGATCATAGAAGGGATCCCCAAGTCTTTCTAGTTCCCTGCATTTTAGCACGACCTTGTCCCAAAACTCGGTGTGCTCGAGCCATCTCTTCTTGAAGAAGAATCTAGGGCTATGCTTTCTCCACTCATCTCCAGAGCTCAGAATAAGCGGGGAGTGGTCAGAGCCAATTATGGTCTCTGCCGAGAGTGAGCAGAGCGGGAACAATGCTTCCTACTTGGAGGACACAAACACCCTATGAACAACACATCTGACCGGGTTAAGTTGTATGTTCATCCACGTGTACCTTGCAACCCTACGTATCTCCCGGAACGCGAGGTTGGCCAGAAAATCGTTAAAGGCTTGCACCCTTGGCCAGTCAATATTGGCGTTATTTTTGTCCTCTAGTCCCCTAATCGGGTTGAAATCTCCGCCTACCACCAGAGGGTGAGGGCATGCGGCAATGATCGGCGAGATCTCGGACAGGAATTCCGGCGAGCGCCTATGATCTATCGGGCCGTAAACCAAGAAGATCACCCATGTCATTCTGGTTGCCAGCTGCACGACCGTCACACTGAGAAAGAAGGAGCCATCACCCCATTCTTTAACCTCAGAAGCGTCCTTGTTTACTCCGAGTAGCAAACCTCCTGACCGACCCTTGGCCGAGGAAGAATGCCAAGCGTATCTACCCCCTGGGTCTATGATCAGCATCTCCGCTAGAGAGAACGATTCTCTGATCGTCTCCTGTAAACCCATGATGTTCAGGTGTTCCCTAATCATTAGGTCCTTGATGTGCAGGCGAAGCCCCGGCGCCCCAAATCCCCTAATATTATAGAAACATGTGTGTATTATGCACACAGACTCTTGCTCCGCCGCCAGCTGGATGAACTTCAACTATTATGCGTTGCTCCTTTGGAACAATCAATGGTTATGTTTGTTGGTGGTATGTGTGTTTGTTTGCAAGCTTCGACATCACTCGTCAATGTGTGTGGTCTGTGGTTATGTTTGCTGCATGTCGCGACCGATCAATAGCAAAATGTGTTTATACTGAATATACTGTTCCCATCATTTCATCAAAACTGAATGTGATCTCTAACAAGCACGTGGAGTCTTTTTTCGACAGGACACACAAAGCCTTCCTTATCTTTATAGAATAAGAAGCGAAGACAATTACAAGAACATCTGAACAGTTGCGAACAATAGGGATGTGACACACTCACACAAGAACCCCTCCCCTCCGCCTAAGGCCTACTCTCGCGCTAGATTACTACTCCCTCCTCTCTTCGtcctctcccaaagttcgaactCCTCCTTGATCTCCACCAACATTTGGTGACGGTTCTTCTGCTCACGCTCATTTCCAAAGGTCCTAGCGTTCCTTTGCTTCCATAGCATCCAAGTCATGCTGATGAACATCGAATCAAATCTCTTCCTGTCGAGCTTCCTTATCCTCTTGCAGGTTTCCGTCCATCACCTGTCCAAATTGCCGACGAACCCTGGATCAGGAATGCTAAGACTAGCACTCTGGAGCACCTCACACCACACCTGTCTCGCATACGGACATTGTGCTAGTATATGATCCATATTTTCCTCTGCCTGCAAACATGTAAAGCaggtatccggctgctcctgaagCCCATGTCTTGCCCTCCTATCTGAGGTCCTAACCATGTAGCGCATTGCAAGACATACAAAGAACTTTCATTTCATAGGGGCAAAAGAATCATAAACCAGATTGCACAAACTCCATCACGTGCTTCCCTAACAAAGCAACTCATATGTGGTATTTGCCGAGTACTCGCCCGATGTCGATCC includes the following:
- the LOC139832568 gene encoding uncharacterized protein — protein: MVRTSDRRARHGLQEQPDTCFTCLQAEENMDHILAQCPYARQVWCEVLQSASLSIPDPGFVGNLDRGFGAPGLRLHIKDLMIREHLNIMGLQETIRESFSLAEMLIIDPGGRYAWHSSSAKGRSGGLLLGVNKDASEVKEWGDGSFFLSVTVVQLATRMTWVIFLVYGPIDHRRSPEFLSEISPIIAACPHPLVVGGDFNPIRGLEDKNNANIDWPRVQAFNDFLANLAFREIRRVARYTWMNIQLNPEALFPLCSLSAETIIGSDHSPLILSSGDEWRKHSPRFFFKKRWLEHTEFWDKVVLKCRELERLGDPFYDPIDAWNFAADGGLDNEGWALRYQLEDQLLHLTKLDEEYWKQGSRLNWLLKGAANTAYFHVVANGRKRKRTILRLVSDQEVIVDVRGLQEHVYGFL